The following proteins are co-located in the Salvelinus namaycush isolate Seneca chromosome 31, SaNama_1.0, whole genome shotgun sequence genome:
- the LOC120025679 gene encoding betaine--homocysteine S-methyltransferase 1-like: protein MIMAPAGAKRNILERLDAGEIVIGDGGFVFALEKRGYVKAGPWTPEAAAEHPEAVRQLHREFLRAGSNVMQTFTFYASDDKLENRGNAQRFTGAQINEAACDLAREVANEGDAMVAGGVSQTPSYLSCKSEAEVKGIFKKQLNVFVKKNVDFMIAEYFEHVEEAEWAVQVLKTSGKPVCASLCIGPDGDLNGVSPEDCAVKLVKAGANIVGINCHFDPMTCVKTVKMMKEGVERAGLKAHYMVQPLAYHTPDCNCQGFIDLPEFPFGLEPRILTRWDMHKYAREAFNVGIRFIGGCCGFEPYHIRAVAEELATERGYLPAASVKHGNWGAGLEMHTKPWVRARARQDYWEKLKPASGRPKCPSMSTPDSWGVTKGHADLMQHKEATSLDELKPLFEKAKASH, encoded by the exons ATGATCATGGCACCCGCTGGAGCTAAGAGG AACATTCTGGAGCGCCTGGATGCAGGCGAAATTGTCATCGGGGATGGGGGCTTCGTCTTCGCCCTGGAGAAGAGGGGATACGTGAAGGCGGGTCCCTGGACTCCTGAGGCCGCCGCAGAGCATCCTGAGGCTG TGAGACAGCTGCACCGTGAGTTCCTGCGGGCGGGGTCAAATGTCATGCAGACCTTCACCTTCTACGCCAGCGACGATAAGCTGGAGAACAGGGGTAATGCTCAGCGCTTCACA GGTGCGCAAATCAACGAGGCTGCCTGTGACCTGGCCAGAGAGGTGGCCAATGAGGGTGACGCGATGGTGGCAGGTGGGGTCTCCCAGACCCCCTCTTACCTGAGCTGCAAGAGCGAGGCCGAGGTCAAGGGTATCTTCAAGAAGCAGCTCAATGTCTTTGTCAAGAAGAATGTGGATTTCATGATTGCAGAG tACTTTGAGCATGTGGAGGAGGCAGAGTGGGCCGTGCAGGTGTTGAAAACGTCCGGGAAGCCAGTATGTGCCTCCCTGTGCATCGGCCCTGATGGAGACCTCAACGGTGTCAGCCCTGAGGATTGTGCTGTCAAGCTGGTCAAAGCTG GAGCCAATATTGTTGGCATCAACTGCCACTTTGACCCCATGACCTGTGTGAAGACTGTGAAGATGATgaaagagggagtggagagggcaGGGCTGAAGGCCCATTACATGGTGCAGCCTCTGGCCTACCACACGCCTGACTGCAACTGCCAGGGATTCATCGACCTGCCAGAATTCCCCTTCg GTCTGGAGCCCAGGATTCTGACCAGGTGGGACATGCACAAGTACGCCAGAGAGGCCTTCAACGTTGGCATCCGTTTCATCGGTGGCTGCTGTGGCTTCGAGCCCTACCACATCAGGGCTGTGGCTGAGGAGCTGGCCACAGAGAGAGGCTACCTGCCCGCTGCCTCCGTCAAGCACGGCAACTGGGGTGCTGGCTTGGAGATGCACACCAAGCCCTGGGTCCGTGCCAG GGCCCGCCAAGACTACTGGGAGAAGCTGAAGCCAGCATCCGGGCGTCCCAAGTGTCCCTCCATGTCCACCCCTGACAGCTGGGGTGTCACCAAAGGCCATGCCGACCTGATGCAGCACAAGGAGGCCACCAGCCTGGACGAGCTCAAGCCCCTGTTTGAGAAGGCAAAGGCCAGCCACTGA